A stretch of the Arachis stenosperma cultivar V10309 chromosome 6, arast.V10309.gnm1.PFL2, whole genome shotgun sequence genome encodes the following:
- the LOC130934264 gene encoding uncharacterized protein LOC130934264 has translation MPKDWMNLPRYSEEYINGVISFLEFAYFDGEPDGQQIQCPCKRCCNIEWYRRDVVFDNLVADGFVKGYRTWINHGEWTISMVVDDDTDDEGAHDDIEGLLNDAFGDHAEGVTVGLNEEAKKFYNLIDGASQELYPGCKKFSTLSFTIHLYLLKCLHGWSNASFTSLLELLKEAMPEVNIPPSFHKTKAMIRDLGLDYKNIDSCPNDCLLYRKELKDETQCRVCGTSRYTENSSDNSENQPHKKGRPIPAKTLRYFPIIPRLQRLFMCSKTAASLRWHDEERVKDGTLKHPADGLAWKNFDEMNEDFAKESRNIRLGLSIDGFNPFRSMNISWSTWPVMLMVYNLPPWMCMKPEYCMLSLLIPGPQSPGKDIDVYLQPLIEDLKLLWEIGVKTYDASKNETFQMRAALLWTINDFPVYAMLSGWSTKGKLACPCCNKNTSPLQLKHSRKTVYMDHRVFLPMDHPWRTNTRSFNGKQELRPPPPVIEGTEIFEMLQNVENVFGKKQSTSNSFPWN, from the coding sequence ATGccgaaggattggatgaatctACCAAGGTATAGCGAAGAGTATATCAATGGTGTTATTAGTTTCTTAGAGTTTGCATACTTTGACGGAGAACCGGACGGACAACAAATTCAATGTCCTTGTAAGAGGTGTTGTAACATTGAGTGGTATAGAAGAGATGTGGTATTTGACAATTTAGTAGCCGACGGATTTGTTAAGGGATATAGAACATGGATTAATCACGGGGAATGGACaatctcgatggtggttgatgATGACACGGATGATGAAGGTGCACACGATGACATCGAAGGACTGCTTAATGATGCATTTGGAGATCATGCTGAGGGTGTTACTGTAGGTCTAAATGAAGAGGCTAAAaagttttataatttaatagATGGGGCAAGTCAAGAGTTATACCCGGGCTGCAAGAAATTTTCTACATTATCTTTTACCATCCACCTGTACTTGTTAAAGTGTTTGCACGGTTGGAGCAATGCCTCCTTCACTTCCCTTCTTGAGCTATTGAAAGAGGCAATGCCTGAAGTTAACATACCTCCATCTTTCCATAAGACGAAGGCTATGATAAGAGATTTAGGTCTGGattataaaaatattgattCTTGTCCTAATGATTGCCTCTTGTATAGGAAAGAACTAAAGGATGAAACACAATGTCGTGTATGTGGAACATCTCGATATACTGAAAATTCTAGTGATAATAGCGAGAACCAACCTCACAAGAAAGGTCGTCCTATTCCTGCAAAGACTCTGAGATACTTTCCTATAATTCCAAGACTTCAGAGATTATTTATGTGCTCAAAAACGGCAGCTAGTCTGAGGTGGCATGATGAGGAGCGCGTTAAAGATGGGACGTTAAAGCATCCTGCTGATGGACTGGCGTGGAAGAACTTTGATGAAATGAATGAAGATTTTGCAAAAGAATCACGCAATATTAGACTAGGCTTGTCAATTGATGGGTTCAACCCATTTCGTAGCATGAATATTTCATGGAGCACGTGGCCCGTAATGTTGATGGTATACAACTTGCCTCCGTGGATGTGCATGAAACCTGAATATTGTATGCTTTCTTTGCTTATTCCTGGGCCACAATCACCTGGCAAAGATATTGACGTGTATCTACAACCATTGATAGAAGACTTGAAGTTGTTGTGGGAAATAGGGGTGAAAACTTATGATGCATCAAAGAATGAGACCTTTCAAATGCGGGCAGCTCTTTTGTGGACAATTAATGATTTTCCTGTGTATGCTATGTTGTCTGGGTGGAGTACAAAGGGAAAATTGGCTTGCCCTTGTTGCAATAAAAATACATCTCCTCTACAACTAAAACATAGTCGGAAGACAGTTTATATGGACCATCGTGTCTTTTTACCCATGGATCATCCATGGAGAACCAATACAAGGTCTTTTAATGGGAAGCAAGAATTAAGACCCCCTCCACCTGTTATAGAAGGAACGGAAATTTTTGAGATGCTACAAAATGTTGAGAATGTTTTCGGGAAGAAGCAAAGTACATCAAATAGTTTCCCATGGAATTAG
- the LOC130934263 gene encoding uncharacterized protein LOC130934263, producing MSEQDGSRKEKSKPRVRATTIDEFLKENGIDVEIDRLSSELSDDVGDSFPLDEIYYSHVMEDIDDDEGEPKKKKTRGKTTCKEIYARTMEQREEVIFDIGQPVGPTDQSVSNLTSFVGTIGRNKRFVSLLYTSWHAVTPKAKKFMWNYVNEGAYNTVDIMQTKFILPDSGEKWVIQAIRDAWKRFKGKIKQKHFVPFDTIEDMSISEKNKKHKEQQKFSHRMGPINFGRVRVALRATKETNEEPKRFEMFLATRTSWKRKEVDQETQDAIDEFQNRQAAGETDEEAFVSLFGKKQPGRVRCYGRSITRRDLKKHVEISELKQQHQEEVTSLKAELGDMKAKQVKADNSEDANED from the exons ATGTCGGAGCAAGATGgatcaagaaaggaaaagagcaAGCCAAGGGTAAGGGCTACAACTATTGatgaatttttaaaagaaaatgggATAGATGTAGAAATTGACAGACTAAGCTCTGAACTAAGTGATGATGTGGGAGATAGCTTTCCACTTGATGAAATTTATTATTCACATGTGATGGAGGACATTGATGATGACGAAG GAGagccaaagaaaaagaaaacccGGGGAAAAACAACTTGCAAAGAGATTTATGCAAGAACTATGGAACAGCGGGAAGAAGTTATTTTTGATATTGGACAGCCAGTAGGACCAACCGATCAAAGTGTGTCTAATTTAACTAGTTTCGTAGGAACAATTGGTAGAAATAAAAGATTTGTGAGTCTTTTGTACACTAGCTGGCATGCTGTAACTCCTAAAGCTAAGAAATTCATGTGGAACTATGTTAAT GAAGGTGCGTATAACACTGTTGATATCATGCAGACCAAGTTTATCCTCCCAGATAGTGGAGAAAAGTGGGTGATCCAAGCAATTCGGGATGCTTGGAAGCGGTTCAAGGGAAAGATTAAGCAGAAGCACTTTGTTCCCTTTGATACCATCGAAGATATG TCAATAAGtgaaaaaaacaagaaacataaagaaCAGCAAAAGTTTTCACATCGCATGGGGCCAATCAATTTCGGAAGAGTACGAGTGGCTCTG CGCGCGACAAAGGAAACAAATGAGGAACCAAAAAGGTTTGAAATGTTCCTTGCTACTCGAACAAGTTGGAAAAGGAAGGAAGTTGATCAGGAAACACAAGATGCAATT GATGAATTCCAAAACCGGCAAGCTGCTGGTGAAACAGATGAGGAAgcttttgtgtctttatttggAAAAAAACAACCAGGTCGGGTTAGGTGCTATGGAAGATCTATTACACGACGTGACTTaaaaaagcatgtagaaatttCTGAACTCAAGCAACAACACCAGGAGGAAGTCACATCTTTGAAGGCTGAACTTGGAGACATGAAGGCCAAACA GGTGAAAGCT GATAATTCTGAAGATGCAAATGAAGATTGA